CCTACAAAACTACACGATTAACGCACCCATTACGGGCACCATCGTACAAAAATATGCGACCAATGGTGAGATGGCACAAGGCACCAAACCAATTTACGATGTGGCTAATTTAAATGATGTCTGGGCTGATTTTACCTTATACCGTAAAGAAGCGTCTTTAGTGAAAAAAGGCATGACAGTCAGAGTAACCGGTGATGAAGGAAAGCCTGATTCAACGAGCACTATTTTCTATATTTCACCGTTAGGAATTGAAGACAGTCAAACGACACTGGCCCGTGCGGTTTTGTCCAATACGCCTCGGCTGTGGCTTCCAGGCATGTATGTGAATGGGGCGATTATTATTAAAGAAAGAACCGTTCCGGTGGCTGTTCGTCTCTCAGCAATTCAACGCATGGGGGAACAAGAGGTGGTGTTTGTCCAACAAGGGAATTTTTTTGAAGCAACTCCTGTCACCCTAGGCCAGCAGGATAATCAATGGGCTGAGGTGCTTTTAGGATTGCGTGCTGGACAAAAGTATGTCACCAAGAACAGCTTTTTCATCAAAGCAGAGCTTGGCAAGGAAGGCGCAAGCCACGACGACTAAGGATAAAAGATGCTGCAAAAAATCATACGCTTTTCACTCAAACACCGCTGGTTTATCCTGTTGTTTACTTTGTTGCTGGCTCTTTTTGGCGTGTATAACTTTCAAAAACTGCCTATTGATGCGGTGCCTGACATTACCAATGTGCAGGTACAAATCAACACACAAGCGTCTGGTTATTCGCCCTATGAGGTAGAGCAACGCATTACCTTTCCTATTGAACTTGCCATGAGCGGCTTACCCAGCTTGGATTATACCCGCTCTCTTTCTCGTTATGGGTTATCGCAAGTAACCGTGATATTTAAAGACGGCACCAACATCTATTTTGCCCGTCAATTAATTAATGAGCGTTTGCAGGAGGTAAAAGACAAGTTACCACCGGAAATAGAAACCTCCCTTGGCCCTATTTCCACGGGGCTTGGCGAAATTTTCATGTACACGGTGACCAATAAACCCAATCTTCCCAAAGAGAAACAATATAACCCCATGGAGCTTCGCACGGTTCAGGACTGGATTATCAAGCCGCAGCTGCGCAATGTAGAGGGCGTTGCTGAGGTCAATACCATCGGTGGTTATGAGAAGCAGTTTCACATCACTCCAGATCCCGCCAAGTTAGTGCGTTACAACTTAAGTCTTACCGATGTGGTCGAAGCACTTCAGCGTAACAACGCAAACGTCGGCGCAGGCTATATTGAGCGCAATGGCGAACAAAATTTAATTCGCGTACCCGGACAAGTGCAAAACATTCCTGATATTGAAAATATTGTGGTGGCAAGCTTTGAGGGCACCCCAGTGCGTATTCGAGAGGTGGCAGAGGTGGCCTTGGGCAAAGAGCTGCGCACGGGTGCTGCAACCGAAGAAGGCCAAGAAATGGTGTTAGGAACAGTCTTCATGCTCATAGGCGAAAACAGTCGCACTGTGTCTGAGCGGGTGGCAGCCAAAATGAAAGACATCAACAAATCGCTTCCTGAAGGGGTAGAGGCAGTCACTGTTTACAACCGTACAGAGCTTGTGAATGCCACCATCAACACCGTGAAAAAGAATCTTCTTGAAGGGGCGTTACTCGTTTGTGTTATTCTTTTTGTGTTTCTAGGCAATATTCGTGCGGCTTTAATCACCGCGATGGTAATTCCTTTATCCATGCTAATGACCATTACCGGCATGGTGACCAATAAAATCAGTGCCAATTTGATGAGCTTAGGCGCACTTGATTTTGGTTTGATTGTCGATGGGGCGGTGATTATTGTTGAAAATTGCATCAAACATTTGGGTGAACAACAGCATGAGGTCAAGCGTTTATTAAACCTTGAAGAGCGCCTAAAAGTAATTGCTTATGCCACGACCGAGGTTATTCGCCCCAGTATTTTCGGGGTATTTATCATTACTGTGGTGTATTTACCCATCCTAACCCTTACCGGTGTGGAGGGGAAAATGTTTTTACCCATGGCTGAAACGGTCATTATTGCCCTGATGGCGTCCATGCTCTTTGCCTTAACATTCGTTCCAGCAGCAGTTGCCATTTTTCTAAATGGTCGCGTTCAAGAAAAAGAAAACTGGTTGGTACATTATATTTCACAAGGCTACGAACGGGTTTTAAGGCGTTGCTTTCATGCACGATTTTGGGTGATTGGGGCGGCAGTTGCTTTAGTTTTGGTGAGTCTATTGATTGCTTTTCGTCTGGGTGGTGAATTTATTCCAAGCCTTGATGAAGGGGATATTGCCATGCAGGTCATGCGTATTCCAGGTACGAGCCTTACTCAATCCATTGCCATGCAGGATATGGTCGAAAAACGGGTGAAACAATTTCCTGAGGTGCACAATGTTTTTGCCAAGATTGGTACTGCAGAAGTAGCTACCGACCCCATGCCACCGAACTTCGCCGATACATTTATTATGTTAAAACCGCGCAAAGAGTGGCCCAACCCTAAAAAAACCAAACAAGAATTGGTACAGGAAATTGAAGAAGCCATAAAGCAAATACCAGGCAATAATTATGAGTTTACCCAGCCAATTCAAATGCGTTTTAACGAACTCATTTCTGGGGTGCGTAGTGATGTGGCCGTTAAAGTGTTTGGCGATGACCTGAAGGTTTTATTAAAAATTGCCGAACAAATTGATGCGCAACTTGAAAAAACACCGGGAGCCGCTGATGTAAAAGTTGAGCAAGTTAGTGGTCTTCCTTTATTGACCGTGGAGATTAATCGCGATGCTTTGGCGCGGTATGGCTTGCAAATTGGTACCGTACAAGATGCCATTGTCATTGCTACGGGTGGTAAAAAGGGCGGCGAGCTCTTTGAAGGCGATAAACGATTTGACATTGTGGTGCGACTGCCGGAGTCACAACGCATGGATACCGATGTACTAAGGCAAGTGTTTATCCCCTTACCGCCTTCTAAAGATGGCCTGCGGCACTTCATTCCCTTAAGTGAAGTCGCCAAAATGGTACGTAGTGAAAGCCCCAACCAGATAAGCCGTGAAACCGGTAAGCGTCGCGTGGTAGTGAGTGCCAACGTACGTGGACGTGATTTAAGTTCATTTGTCCTGGATGCCAAGCAGCGTATTGAACAAAACGTTAAACTACCCAGTGCCTATTGGATAACCTGGGGCGGGCAGTTTGAGCAGCTCCAATCAGCCTCATCGCGCTTACAAATTGTGATTCCTATTACTTTGCTGGGCATTTTCCTGCTCTTATTCATGAGCTTTGGTAGTGTTAAAAATGCTTTATTGGTCTTTTCAGGCATTCCGCTGGCCCTAACGGGTGGCGTATTTGCTTTATGGCTTCGCGAAATTCCGTTGTCGATTTCAGCAGGCGTGGGGTTTATTGCCCTATCAGGAGTGGCTGTTTTAAATGGCTTGGTGATGATTACTTTTATCAATAAATTGCGTGAAGAAAAAAGGTTTTATTTAAAAGATGCGGTATTACAAGGCTCTCTGGCAAGGCTTCGCCCAGTACTCATGACTGCTTTAGTGGCATCACTGGGCTTTGTCCCCATGGCTCTAGCCACGGGTACGGGCTCTGAGGTGCAACGACCCTTGGCGACCGTGGTGATTGGCGGCATTATTTCATCAACTTTTCTAACACTCTTAGTCTTACCTGGCTTGTATTACGTGTTTCATGAGCGGCACAAAAAATCTTTGGTTAAAAAACCGGGTGAGGAAACTTAATTTATGCTCAGGATAGTCAATAAAGATTCTAGAGGATATAGAATATTATGTAAGTTATCTTATTGGCTACACACTCTGCAGCAGCATCACAATAACCCCTCCACAACTTTGACAATTTCTGTAAACACGCTATATTTATAGTTAAATACTTATTTAACTGTTTGATTGATGATGCTAACTCAAGACCAAATCATTACCTTAAGCGATATCTTACATTTGATGGGCGAGCCTAATCGCCTAAAGCTCCTTATAGTCTGCTTTGAAGGTCCCAAGTCTGTTTCGGAATTGGCAGAACAATTGCAACTTTCAGTGCCCTTAGCCAGCCATCATTTAAGTTTATTGCGCTCAGCCAGGCTTCTAATGGCTAATCGCGATGGCAAACATATTTACTACAGCATTTATGATGTCCATGTGCGTTGTATTCTTGCAGACATGCTCAAACACTTTACTGAAGAGACGGAGAATTAACATGAGTTTTTTAAAACGAATGCTTGGCAATTATCTTGGTGGCCACTCTGGTGGATATGGAAAATCTCATCATGGTCAAAGAAGCAAACACGGTAACTACTCCAACAATCCTGAATCAGGAGGGTTGAGCTGCCCACGCTGTAAGGGCTCTCTTGCTCCTGGGTCGCGCTTTTGCAGTCAATGTGGTAGTGGCCTTGAGAATACTCAATGCGCTTGTGGCGCCACTGTTGCTGCAGGGGCGAAATTTTGTGGCCAATGTGGGAGCTCATTATGACAAAGCCGCTCACCTTAACCACTTTTTTTGTTGCAGGCCTTGATTGCCCGTCTGAAGAGCAATTAATCAGGAGGCAATTAGAGGCAGTTCCTGAAGTGGAGCAGTTGGACTTTAATTTCATTGCTGAAGAGGTGACCATACACCATCGTCTTCCTGCTATTGATGTGTTGCAAAAACAAATCGAAGCATTAGGCATGAGTGTGCGCACCCAGGGCAGTACCTCTTCGGCAACAGAAGAGAAGAGGCGAGTGGATTCCTCATGGCCATTTATTGCTTTGGCAGGTTTTTTAGCTCTTGGTTCTGAATTAACTGCTTATTTTTTTGCAAAAGAGCAATCAATCTGGGTTATTCTTCCTGCGGTGCTTGCCATTATCTTAAGCGGCCCACCTACTCTTAAAAAGGGTTTGCTTGCGTTGCGTACCAAAGCCATGAACATTAATAGTTTAATGTTGATTGCCATCACAGGGGCACTGTTTATAGGGGCCTGGCCGGAAGCCGCAATGGTTACCGTTTTATTTGCTCTTGCTGAGCGCATTGAGCGGTATTCTCTGGATAAGGCACGCTTGGCCATCCGCAGTCTCATGCAGATTGCGCCTGAGGTGGCTCAGATTAAGATGGATAATGGTCAATGGCAGACTTTGCCTGTAGAAGAGGTTGCCGTTGGTGCAGTGTTTAAAGTAAAACCTGGTGAGCGTATCCCACTTGATGGGGTATTGATATCGGGACAAAGCACGGTGAATCAAGCACCGATTACAGGCGAGTCCATGCCGGTAAGCAAGTATGTAGGTGATGGGGTGTTTGCGGGAACTTTAAATGAGCACGGCACTTTTGAAGTTAGGGTCAGTAAGGCATCGGGTGATACGTTGCTTGCTAAGATTGGAAAAGCCATTGAGCAGGCACAAAGTGAACGCGCTCCAACGCAGCGCTTTGTTGATGAGTTTGCAAAATATTACACCCCTATTATGGTGTTGATAGCAATTTTAATCGCACTTATTCCTCCTTTGGCGTTTGGCTACCCTTTTTATGATTGGATTTATAAAGCCTTAACGTTATTAGTTATTGCTTGTCCCTGTGCTTTGGTTATCTCCACGCCGGTGACGGTAGTCAGCGGATTGGCTTCAGCAGCACAGCACGGTCTTCTTATCAAAGGAGGCAGCTATTTAGAAATGGGACATCAGCTCAAATTAATTGCTCTGGACAAAACGGGCACTTTAACCGAAGGAAAACCCGTAGTGACTGATTTTATTGCCTACGATAAAAAACAACCTGAAGCGTATTTATTACTACTTGCTGCAAGCCTTGATAGTCATTCGGAACATCCTGTTGCCCATGCTTTGGTGGAGTACTGGCGGCAAAATCAGCCCAATGAGTCCTTGCTCGAAGTAGCGCAATTTTCAGCACTCCCTGGCCGAGGGGTGCAAGGCGCTATTGGTCAAGAACGGTTTTATGTGGGGAATCATCAATTGGCAGAAGATAATAAGGTATGCTCTCTTGCTGTAGAACAAGAACTCAAGCGTTTAGAAAAAGAAGGAAAAACAACCGTTATTTTGAGTAATTCAGCGGTGGTTTTGGCGGTTTTTGCGGTGGCCGATACGCTTCGTGCTACGAGCAAATGGGCTATTGACACCTTGCATCAACAAGGACTTAAAACAGCGATGTTAACGGGGGATAATGCGTTGACCGCTCAAGCTATTGCCAAGGAAGTGGGGATTGATGAAGTGCAAGCAAATGTCTTGCCTACTGAAAAATTACAAGCAATTAATCGCCTTTTGGAGCAGTATAAAATCGTGGGAATGGTGGGTGATGGAATCAATGATGCCCCTGCCTTGGCTAAAGCCACGATTAGTTTTGCGATGGGGAAAGGCACCGATACCGCTTTAGAAACGGCGGATGTTGCGTTAATGAACGATAATTTAGCTATGCTTCCTTTATACATTGATTTAAGCCGAAGAACAGCGCGTATTCTTCGCCAAAATATTACGTTATCCCTTGCCATAAAAGGGGTGTTTTTTATTCTGGCATTGGGAGGAGTAGCAACGCTTTGGATGGCAGTATTTGCTGATATGGGTGCAAGCTTAATTGTTGTTGCGAATGGCCTACGCTTACTTAACTCGCACAAGGGGCATTCTGAATATCAGGAAATGAAAGGTTAATGAGTTGTCTTGGCAGTTTTATCTTGAATTGGGTGGATGATGAATGAGTGGGTTCCTAATGAGCAAGATAGTGCTCATTCTTTACGTTTTTTAGTGGTCGAATCCTCATTAGGCGCTCGTATTATCATTCGTGCACATTTATTAGAGTACAAGCATTCGGTGGATATGGCTTGGGATGATGAATCCGCAATAGAACTGGCCTTTATGAGAGCTTATGATTTTATCTTAGTGGATAACAAGTTAAATTGCTATGAGCTGATTGACCACATACAAAAAAATTCGGTATTCAATGAACAGACGCCCATGATCATTTTGACTTCTAACCATAACGAGGAGCACCAATCTCAGGGCAGCAGGATTTATTTTAAAAAACCCATATCCAAAATGGATGCATTACAATTGCTTGCTTTTCTAAAAAATCTTAAAAAATGAATCTTTTGGGTAGGATGTAAAATGAAAATTTTGGAGAG
This DNA window, taken from Legionella donaldsonii, encodes the following:
- a CDS encoding zinc ribbon domain-containing protein, yielding MSFLKRMLGNYLGGHSGGYGKSHHGQRSKHGNYSNNPESGGLSCPRCKGSLAPGSRFCSQCGSGLENTQCACGATVAAGAKFCGQCGSSL
- a CDS encoding ArsR/SmtB family transcription factor, with the protein product MLTQDQIITLSDILHLMGEPNRLKLLIVCFEGPKSVSELAEQLQLSVPLASHHLSLLRSARLLMANRDGKHIYYSIYDVHVRCILADMLKHFTEETEN
- a CDS encoding heavy metal translocating P-type ATPase translates to MTKPLTLTTFFVAGLDCPSEEQLIRRQLEAVPEVEQLDFNFIAEEVTIHHRLPAIDVLQKQIEALGMSVRTQGSTSSATEEKRRVDSSWPFIALAGFLALGSELTAYFFAKEQSIWVILPAVLAIILSGPPTLKKGLLALRTKAMNINSLMLIAITGALFIGAWPEAAMVTVLFALAERIERYSLDKARLAIRSLMQIAPEVAQIKMDNGQWQTLPVEEVAVGAVFKVKPGERIPLDGVLISGQSTVNQAPITGESMPVSKYVGDGVFAGTLNEHGTFEVRVSKASGDTLLAKIGKAIEQAQSERAPTQRFVDEFAKYYTPIMVLIAILIALIPPLAFGYPFYDWIYKALTLLVIACPCALVISTPVTVVSGLASAAQHGLLIKGGSYLEMGHQLKLIALDKTGTLTEGKPVVTDFIAYDKKQPEAYLLLLAASLDSHSEHPVAHALVEYWRQNQPNESLLEVAQFSALPGRGVQGAIGQERFYVGNHQLAEDNKVCSLAVEQELKRLEKEGKTTVILSNSAVVLAVFAVADTLRATSKWAIDTLHQQGLKTAMLTGDNALTAQAIAKEVGIDEVQANVLPTEKLQAINRLLEQYKIVGMVGDGINDAPALAKATISFAMGKGTDTALETADVALMNDNLAMLPLYIDLSRRTARILRQNITLSLAIKGVFFILALGGVATLWMAVFADMGASLIVVANGLRLLNSHKGHSEYQEMKG
- a CDS encoding response regulator, which gives rise to MMNEWVPNEQDSAHSLRFLVVESSLGARIIIRAHLLEYKHSVDMAWDDESAIELAFMRAYDFILVDNKLNCYELIDHIQKNSVFNEQTPMIILTSNHNEEHQSQGSRIYFKKPISKMDALQLLAFLKNLKK
- a CDS encoding CusA/CzcA family heavy metal efflux RND transporter — protein: MLQKIIRFSLKHRWFILLFTLLLALFGVYNFQKLPIDAVPDITNVQVQINTQASGYSPYEVEQRITFPIELAMSGLPSLDYTRSLSRYGLSQVTVIFKDGTNIYFARQLINERLQEVKDKLPPEIETSLGPISTGLGEIFMYTVTNKPNLPKEKQYNPMELRTVQDWIIKPQLRNVEGVAEVNTIGGYEKQFHITPDPAKLVRYNLSLTDVVEALQRNNANVGAGYIERNGEQNLIRVPGQVQNIPDIENIVVASFEGTPVRIREVAEVALGKELRTGAATEEGQEMVLGTVFMLIGENSRTVSERVAAKMKDINKSLPEGVEAVTVYNRTELVNATINTVKKNLLEGALLVCVILFVFLGNIRAALITAMVIPLSMLMTITGMVTNKISANLMSLGALDFGLIVDGAVIIVENCIKHLGEQQHEVKRLLNLEERLKVIAYATTEVIRPSIFGVFIITVVYLPILTLTGVEGKMFLPMAETVIIALMASMLFALTFVPAAVAIFLNGRVQEKENWLVHYISQGYERVLRRCFHARFWVIGAAVALVLVSLLIAFRLGGEFIPSLDEGDIAMQVMRIPGTSLTQSIAMQDMVEKRVKQFPEVHNVFAKIGTAEVATDPMPPNFADTFIMLKPRKEWPNPKKTKQELVQEIEEAIKQIPGNNYEFTQPIQMRFNELISGVRSDVAVKVFGDDLKVLLKIAEQIDAQLEKTPGAADVKVEQVSGLPLLTVEINRDALARYGLQIGTVQDAIVIATGGKKGGELFEGDKRFDIVVRLPESQRMDTDVLRQVFIPLPPSKDGLRHFIPLSEVAKMVRSESPNQISRETGKRRVVVSANVRGRDLSSFVLDAKQRIEQNVKLPSAYWITWGGQFEQLQSASSRLQIVIPITLLGIFLLLFMSFGSVKNALLVFSGIPLALTGGVFALWLREIPLSISAGVGFIALSGVAVLNGLVMITFINKLREEKRFYLKDAVLQGSLARLRPVLMTALVASLGFVPMALATGTGSEVQRPLATVVIGGIISSTFLTLLVLPGLYYVFHERHKKSLVKKPGEET